A single window of Candidatus Desulfofervidus auxilii DNA harbors:
- a CDS encoding D-sedoheptulose 7-phosphate isomerase: protein MLETITRAINDSINIKKMILEDKSLLNIIKEVAEIMINTFKNDGKVFFCGNGGSAADAQHLAAELSGKFYLERAPLFAEALHVNTSYLTAVANDYSYDEVFSRLIKAKGKKGDILVGISTSGMSKNVIRALETANEIGMITVGMTGKGGGKFDGLCKYLIKVPSKDTPRIQEAHIMIGHIICELVEKALFSES, encoded by the coding sequence ATGCTAGAAACCATTACAAGAGCTATAAATGATTCAATAAATATTAAAAAGATGATTTTGGAAGATAAAAGCCTACTTAATATAATTAAAGAAGTTGCAGAGATTATGATAAATACATTTAAAAATGATGGAAAGGTATTTTTTTGTGGAAACGGAGGCAGTGCTGCAGATGCCCAGCATTTAGCAGCAGAATTGTCAGGGAAATTTTATCTTGAAAGGGCACCCCTTTTTGCTGAAGCCCTTCATGTAAATACATCATACCTAACAGCAGTGGCAAATGATTATTCTTATGATGAAGTTTTTTCAAGATTGATAAAAGCAAAAGGCAAAAAAGGAGATATTTTAGTTGGAATATCTACTTCTGGTATGTCTAAAAATGTAATAAGGGCTTTAGAAACTGCCAATGAGATTGGTATGATAACAGTAGGAATGACTGGGAAAGGTGGCGGAAAATTTGATGGTTTATGTAAATATTTAATAAAGGTTCCTTCAAAAGATACCCCACGTATTCAAGAAGCTCACATTATGATAGGTCATATTATATGTGAATTAGTAGAAAAGGCATTATTTTCCGAATCTTAA
- the uvrB gene encoding excinuclease ABC subunit UvrB — protein sequence MFKLVSDFKPKGDQPKAISALVEGIKKGIKHQVLLGVTGSGKTFTMANIIAQVQKPTLVIAPNKALAAQLYGEFKRLFPENAVEFFVSYYDYYQPEAYIPETDTYIAKDASINDTIDRLRHRATHALLTRRDVIIVASVSCIYGLGSPKAYHAHHLILVEGEQRDRDTVIRKLIDMQYQRNDIEFKRGTFRVRGERIEIFPAYEEDEAVRIEFFDDMVEAIYLIDPLRGKTRQRVSEVILHPATHYLAEGGSLIDIIEAIKKEMEERVEFFLKQNRLIEAQRIRERTLFDLEMMAELGYCHGIENYARYLDGRAPGEPPYTLLDYFPDDYLLFIDESHITVPQIRGMYVGDRSRKETLVEYGWRLPSALDNRPLNFEEFEERINQVIYVSATPGDYELKKAKGRVIEQIIRPTGLMDPKIHVRPANNQVDDLLSEIKKRAARGERVLVTTLTKRMAEDLTEYYANLGIRVKYMHSDIDTLERVQIIRDLRKGEFDVLIGINLLREGLDLPEVSLVAILDADKEGFLRSQRSLIQTCGRAARNVHGEVIFYANEITQSMRLAIIETERRRKIQEEYNKKHNITPATIKKKIDDIITSIYEADYTEVGLIKEPEIEYHSREELDQEIARLKKEMYAAAEALEFERAAILRDKIKELEAIALKWG from the coding sequence ATGTTTAAACTTGTTTCTGATTTCAAACCAAAAGGTGATCAACCAAAGGCAATTTCTGCCTTAGTAGAAGGGATAAAAAAAGGGATAAAGCATCAAGTCCTTTTAGGAGTAACTGGTTCTGGCAAAACCTTTACCATGGCCAATATCATTGCTCAGGTACAAAAACCTACTCTAGTGATTGCTCCAAATAAGGCTTTGGCTGCACAACTTTATGGAGAATTTAAAAGGCTTTTCCCGGAAAATGCAGTAGAATTTTTTGTAAGTTATTATGATTATTATCAGCCAGAGGCATACATTCCAGAAACAGATACTTATATTGCTAAAGATGCTTCTATTAATGATACAATTGATCGTTTACGTCACAGGGCAACTCATGCCCTTTTAACCAGAAGAGATGTCATTATTGTAGCTAGTGTATCATGCATTTATGGGCTTGGTTCTCCTAAGGCTTATCATGCACATCATCTGATTTTGGTAGAAGGAGAGCAAAGGGATCGTGATACAGTTATAAGAAAATTGATAGATATGCAATATCAACGTAATGACATTGAATTTAAACGTGGCACCTTTCGTGTGCGTGGTGAGCGTATAGAAATATTTCCTGCTTATGAAGAGGATGAAGCAGTAAGAATAGAATTTTTTGATGATATGGTTGAAGCTATTTATCTTATTGACCCTTTAAGAGGGAAAACAAGGCAAAGGGTAAGTGAGGTTATCCTTCATCCTGCTACTCATTATTTAGCTGAAGGAGGTAGTCTTATTGATATAATTGAAGCGATTAAAAAAGAAATGGAAGAAAGAGTTGAATTTTTCTTAAAACAAAACCGCTTAATAGAAGCACAACGTATTCGTGAGCGTACTCTTTTTGATTTAGAGATGATGGCAGAACTGGGTTATTGTCATGGCATTGAAAATTATGCCCGCTATTTAGATGGACGTGCTCCTGGAGAACCTCCATATACATTGCTTGACTATTTTCCTGATGATTATCTTCTTTTTATTGATGAGAGCCACATTACAGTGCCTCAAATCAGAGGAATGTATGTTGGAGATCGTTCTCGTAAAGAGACTTTGGTTGAATATGGCTGGCGTTTGCCTTCAGCTTTAGATAATCGTCCTTTAAATTTTGAAGAGTTTGAGGAAAGAATCAATCAGGTAATCTATGTTTCAGCTACCCCAGGGGATTATGAGTTAAAAAAGGCAAAAGGGCGAGTGATAGAACAGATCATTAGACCTACAGGTCTGATGGATCCAAAGATTCATGTCAGACCAGCAAATAATCAAGTAGATGATTTATTAAGTGAGATTAAAAAACGAGCAGCAAGGGGTGAACGTGTGCTTGTTACTACTTTAACAAAAAGGATGGCTGAAGATTTAACTGAATACTATGCCAATTTAGGTATAAGGGTTAAATATATGCATTCAGATATTGATACATTAGAAAGGGTGCAAATTATTAGAGATTTAAGAAAAGGGGAATTTGATGTATTAATTGGAATAAACTTACTAAGAGAGGGGCTTGATTTGCCTGAAGTATCTTTAGTAGCTATCTTAGATGCAGATAAAGAAGGTTTTTTGCGTTCTCAACGTTCTTTAATCCAAACTTGTGGAAGGGCTGCCAGAAATGTACATGGAGAAGTAATCTTTTATGCCAATGAAATAACTCAATCTATGCGTTTGGCAATAATTGAGACAGAAAGGAGAAGAAAGATTCAAGAAGAATACAATAAAAAACATAATATTACTCCAGCCACTATTAAAAAGAAAATAGATGATATTATCACTTCTATTTATGAAGCAGATTATACTGAGGTAGGTTTGATTAAAGAGCCTGAAATAGAATATCATAGTCGTGAAGAACTTGATCAAGAGATTGCCCGTTTAAAAAAAGAAATGTATGCTGCTGCAGAGGCTTTAGAATTTGAAAGGGCAGCTATTTTGAGAGATAAAATCAAGGAGCTTGAAGCAATTGCTCTTAAATGGGGGTAA
- a CDS encoding chordopoxvirus fusion protein, with the protein MPFSIELIKRLEAVDPTIREVLIALLEEVEKQREESITRKEFLEFAKKTEESFQRVWEAIERLTKAQEESERRIGRLETAVQELAEAQKKTEARVNELAEAQKKTEIRLNELAEAQKKTEIRLNELAEAQKKTEEELRKLIGEHKKTREELGGLSHTVGYILEDRAYLGLPELIKRDFGIEIEEIKRDFIEISPNRYEEINLLGRGKKDGSSIWILGECKTQLKKRDIDLFLKKLSRIEHLFPGERLFVVVTYQASPQVRKYIEEKGIKLYFSYQLKVLM; encoded by the coding sequence GTGCCATTTAGTATAGAGTTGATAAAGAGATTGGAAGCGGTTGATCCTACTATAAGGGAAGTTTTGATTGCGCTTTTAGAAGAAGTAGAGAAACAAAGGGAAGAATCTATAACAAGGAAGGAATTTTTAGAGTTTGCAAAAAAGACTGAGGAAAGTTTTCAAAGGGTATGGGAAGCAATAGAGAGGTTAACGAAGGCTCAAGAAGAATCAGAGAGAAGGATTGGCAGACTAGAAACAGCGGTTCAAGAGCTAGCAGAGGCACAGAAAAAGACAGAGGCAAGAGTAAATGAATTAGCAGAGGCACAGAAAAAGACAGAGATAAGGCTAAATGAGTTGGCAGAGGCACAGAAAAAGACAGAGATAAGGCTAAATGAGTTGGCAGAGGCACAGAAAAAGACAGAGGAGGAGCTTAGGAAACTTATAGGCGAACACAAAAAGACAAGGGAGGAGCTTGGAGGACTATCTCATACAGTTGGATATATTCTTGAGGACAGAGCCTACTTAGGTCTTCCAGAGCTAATTAAAAGAGATTTTGGTATAGAGATAGAGGAGATAAAAAGAGATTTTATAGAAATTTCTCCAAATCGTTATGAGGAAATAAATCTTTTAGGTAGAGGGAAAAAGGATGGAAGTTCAATTTGGATACTCGGTGAGTGTAAGACACAGCTTAAGAAAAGAGATATAGATCTTTTTCTTAAAAAGCTTTCTCGAATAGAGCATTTATTTCCTGGAGAGAGGCTTTTTGTTGTAGTTACTTATCAAGCTTCTCCTCAAGTAAGGAAATATATTGAGGAGAAAGGGATTAAACTTTATTTTTCATATCAACTTAAAGTTTTAATGTAA